The DNA sequence GAGGTTACTGGAGAATTCTCACAGACCTCGAAGTTAATACTTTAAAAATGCTTTAATTATTATAATATTAAACTTTCCTATTGGAAAGTTTTTTTCTTTATAGCTATCTTATTAACAATATTGTCAACTAATTTTTGCCAAATATACGCCAAAATAATTGTTACAATAAATGCGCAAATATCTTGAATATTTGAAGGCAAAAACAGATAAAATAAGAATAAGATTTTTTCGTGGAAAATAAATAAGGTAAGACTGTGAATTCCAAAAAAAGTGAGAATAGGAAATTTATACGACTTAAATAAAGAAAAGAAATAACATAAGAACATACACAATGGGAATGTTATAAGAATAAAAGGAGCCACATAAATTCCATATTGTTCAAAATAGGGAGTATAATAATAAAAATAATAAAGAAAGCTTACTCCTGCTATTAGACTTAATGCACATAAAACTATTGTAAATTTGTTTAATTCATATTCCTTATTTCTAATTAAGAAATCGGCTAACCAAAATCCTATTACATAATGAGGAATTCTAAAAGTTAAATTATAAAGATAATCATAATTCCCATTAGTAGAATAGCTAAAAACATATGCTGCTATAATAGCAAATATAGTAGTAACATTCTTGTTAATTTTAAAAAATTTATAATATAATGGCGTTACCAAATATAAAAATATAAGTGCCGGTATATACCAATCGTATATTTTTCCTAAACCCACATTTCTCCAGTAGCCTAAGGTAGTTAAATTATAAAATAATGAATCTGTATTCCAAATTCCCAATTTTATCGCTATAATAGTTACTATTATAACAATTGGATAGTAATAAGGTAATATACGTAACGCTCTTTTTTTATAAAAATGTCTTATTGAATCATCATTATGGATTGAAAAATAGACTCCAAAACCGGATACTAATATAAAAATATCCACCCCTCCATAACCTATACGCTTAAAGAATTCAAAAAATGTTGATGTACCTACCTGCACATGCGAATGGAAAAACATGACCCATAAAATGGCAACACCCATCAATAAAGTTCTATACTTACTAAGCAAATTTAATTTCATAATATTTATTTTAGTTTATTTTGATTGAGTTTAACCATTCTATATATGCTTTTGCATTTTTCATATGTTCTTCCGGTTTTGAAGTAAAGGCATGTCTGCCGGTATTTCTAATAGCGCACATATATAAATATTCAGTTTTAGCCGGATTTAAAACGGCATCGATTACAAAATCATTAGGAATACAAATAGGTAAAGGAGGTAAGCCTTTATACTTATAGGTATTATATGGAGAATCAATAGATACATTTTTTACTCTCTTGATTTGAACCTTAAAACCATATACCTTTCTTTCTGCATACTGAACGGTAGGATCCGATTGTAATTTCATATTTTCTTTTAAACGATTAAGATATAAGCTGGCAATGATGGGCAATTCTTCTTTATTTACATATTCCCTTTGAACTATGGAAGCTAAGGTATAAACTTCTAAAATAGACAACCCTAAGTTATCGGCTTCTGCCTTTCTTTTTTCATTCCAAAAACGGTTATGAATAGTTTCAAATCTTGAAAATAATAGTTCCGGCGAAGTATTCCAGTCCATATAATAGGTTTCCGGAGTGAAATATATTTTCAGTTCTTCTACATCATTATATCCTTTTAATGATGCTTGTTTTTTAAAATAATTTATAAAATGTAAAGAATCGTCCTCTAAATTTTTACCTAAGTCGGAAGCCAATTCATAAATGTCATCATATGATTTAATTCTTAAATGAACTTCATCTTGTTTGCCCAATAATAAACGTCTGATTAAATCTTTATTATTTTCTCCTACATTTAATTTATATCTCCCGGCTTTTATTTTATTCGGATATTTTTCGGCATAAGCTACTTTGTCAAAAGATTCAATGTCTTTAAGATAAGGAGCGATCATTTTTTTTACCTGATGGTAACTAGCTCGAGTTGGAATATATATAAGCTTTTCCTGTATAACATTTGAGCTGTAATATTTTTTGTAATAAGGAACGCCTACAATAATTAATCCCAACGAAAATAATAAAAACAAAATTATTATGACAATAATTATTTTTTTCATATTCGATTACTTGGTTCGATAAACATCCAATATGGATTGAACGCTGCAAAAATACATATCTTTATTTAATTTGTATAATATAAACTCGGGTTTTTATATATTTGTTAGTAACTTCAAGTTTAAAAAAATATGATTTTAGGTTTATTAGGAAAAAATATTTCTTATTCTTTTTCCAAAAATTATTTCACGGAAAAATTTAAACTACAGGGATTAAAAGATTTTTCCTATAAAATATTTGATATTCCTTCCAAAAATGATATTTCAAAACTTTTTAACACGCCAGATTTACTCGGTTTTAATGTTACCATTCCTTATAAAAAAGATATACTAGATTTTCTAGATGAATTAAGTCCTGAGGCTGAAAAAATTGGGGCTGTTAATACGGTTAAAATTAAAGGTAAAAAAAGGATTGGTTATAATACCGATGCAATCGGTTTTAAAAACTCATTAGTTCATTTATTAAAACCTCATCACCAATCGGCTTTAATTCTCGGTAACGGTGGAGCTTCACAAGCGGTCGCTTATATTTTACACCATCTTTCCATACCTTATACAATCATCTCCCGAAACGGAATAAATACTTATAGCTCATTAACCCAAGAAATAATTTCATCTCACAATTTAATTATAAATACAACACCGGTAGGAACTTATCCTAATATAGATGATTGTCCCCCTGTACCCACTCATTTTTTTACCCCTGAACATTTAATTTATGATTTGATATACAATCCGGAAGAAACTAAATTGTTACAACTGGGAAAAAAAGCAGGTTCACAAACTAAAAATGGATTGGAAATGCTCCATTTACAAGCTGATCATGCCTGGAATATCTGGTATGAAAATAAGTAACTAAAAAATTATTTTCTGTCAAATAACGTTCCGGAAGCTTGAGCTTTCGGAAATATGGTCACATCCGCAATTTGTACATGATCAGGTCTTGATACTGCATAATAGATAGCGTCCGCTATATCTTCTGCGACTAAAGGCTCAAATCCCTGATATACAGCATCTGCCCTTTTTTGGTCTCCTTTAAATCGAACCAAGGAAAATTCAGTTTCAACAGCACCCGGAGCAATATTGGTAACCTTTATCCCTTGAGTTAACAAATCCATTCTCATTCCTTTACTGATTGCTTCCACGGCATGTTTGGTAGCACAATATACCGTTCCTTTTGGATAAGTTTCCTTTCCTGCAATAGAACTTATGTTTATTATATGTCCTCTTTTGTTGGCAACTAAAATAGGAACGACGGCTTTGGATACATACAGAAGTCCTTTAACATTCGAATCGATCATCGAATCAAAATCATCAATTGAAGAATCCAAAAATGTGTCTAATCCATGGGCATTTCCTGCACAATTTACTAATATATTTATATCTTTCTTATTTTGATCCGACAAACTTTCTATTGCAGAAAATACCGCTTCTCTATTTCCAACATCAAATGAAAGAGTGGTTATTTTCACTTTATCTTCCAATGCTTTTTTTATATCGTCCAATCTACTTTTTCTTCTTCCACAGAGTATAAGATTGATTCCATTTTCAGCGAATATTTTCGCCGTAGCTTGACCTATACCTGAAGTAGCCCCTGTAATTAAAGCTGTTTTTTGCATATACTATTTTTAAAGAATTTACCTACTAAATATACAAAATTATTCCAATTAAAATAGTTTATAAAAAACAGTTTGTATATTATTTGACTTTATTCAAAATTCGGAAAATTCTCAACCAATTCAATATCATCAACTCTAAAACCTCTATCATTACTTGCCGCTTCACTAATCAATTCTAAGGTTGAAATTTCTTTTAAAATTTCATCCGGAATTCTGATCATTACGCCTTTATATTTGTTTCTATTGTTGAAGGCATTGAGTTCAATATCGGGTAATGTCAGCTCTTTCTCATTAAATCTAATCCTTAGCTTGTTTGTATTAGAAATTTCATCTGAGTTATAAATGTTTGCATTGAAATTATATCTCAAGGCTATATTTTTTCGGTTTCCTAATGGAATATGACTTATGATTAAAGACGATTCTTTGTTTGCCGGGAACCATATAAAAAATTCTTTCTTGGCAATTTCACTGGTCCCGTTTAATTTTCTTATATCAGCCAGTTTAAATGAATCCGAATAAACTGCTCCTACTGCTTCTCCATCAAAATTAGTAACCGCAGATATTTTAGGCCATGGACTTGAAATAATTAATCCTCCCTTGACTTTAGTTACCTTATTAAAAGTTTCTTTAAAAAATCCGCTTGGAGGAATTGGGGGCGTTGAGTAGTCATCATTATCAACACAGGAGATAAGAAATCCCTTAACCACTAATCCAATTATTATAAGTGAATATATGTATTTTAATTTCATCATTTCAATAATTAATCTTCCAATTGTATCGTATCAATCCTAATTCCTTTTTTATTTTTACTTGCTGATCCAAAAAATTCAATTTTTTGAGTATCATCCGGAATAGGAATTCGCACAGTATAAAATGTATTTTTATTATTGCTTTTATCTAAAGCAATATGGGGCAGCTCTACTTCAAAATCATTACATTTAACTATTAGATCATCCACAAAGCCGATATCCAATGAATCAAAAATGCCTACATTAAGTTTAAAGGATAAAATCATTTGTTTATGACCTGATGTATTGATATGGTCTATAATTAATGAAGCATTAGTATTTGCCGGAAACCAAACTAAAGGGGAAGGAAATGAAGTTCCAGAAGTCCTAATATCTGCTTTTCCATAAGGATCACTATAGGTGACCGATTGAGAATTATCAAAACCGATTGCATTATTTATTTTAGGTCTTACGGATACATTTGAAACCTTATTAAAAGTTTCAATAAAAAAAGGTTGAGTAAGTGGAAAATTTTTGACATCTTCTATAGTTCTCAGGTTCAATCTATAGGTTTTATACATCCCATCATATCGGGTCATAATTCCTCTCAATTTACCCTCTCCATAGGGAATTTTATATCCCGCAAAAGAAGCATAATTACTTATAGGTACAGTAAAATAATTGAGATTTATATTATTTACCTGATTGTCAGTGCTTGAATTGTTTCTTACAAATGTCTTACCCGGTTCATTAAATTCTACTCTGCTAATTTCAACCAAGGTACACAAATATGTTTCGTTATTATTGACCTCTTTAGCCGTTAATAATTTACCGGCTGAATTTCTTTTAATAACCAATTCTTCTTCATTTTTTTGATCTTTACCCAACATAATATTCGATTTCATAATTGAAGGAGATATTTGATCGACGATATATTTTTCCGGCTGTGTAGGAAGCATACCAATCTGAACCATACCGTTTTGCTTTCCATAATAAAGATTATCTAATTTAATGTATAGTTTAGACCCAAGCGGATAATAAGTATATAAGCTGGATTTATTAATGCTGAGTACAATCCCTTGAGTTCCGTCTTCAGTAACTAAAAATAAATTTTTATAAATATTTCCGGCATGATCTGATGAAATAACATAGCCCTCTAAAATTTCGCCATTTGTAAAAGCCTGTGCTTCTATACCATTTTTTCCGGTAAATACAGGAGCTGTTTTTAAAAGATCGGAAATGTATACAGTTGCTTGCATTAGCCGACCTTGATTTACTGAAGGATTTTTATAATCATCATCATGTACACAAGCCAAGAGAAACCAAGATATAAATATAAATAGTACACTATTTTTAATCATTTTTTCAATTTTAAAATTTATCGTTTATTTCAGCATTAATTTAAAATCTAAAAGAAACGTTTATGAAATACGATCTGCCTCTATCGTAAAAAAGCTTATTGCCAAAAAGCGGATAGGCCAACGATTTATCTTTTTCCAATTGTTCATAACTGGAATATCTTCCTTGCTCAAATGATCCGGTAACATAACCTCTTTCATTTAAAATATTATTTACCGAAGCACTTAAACTCAAGGAATACTTACCCATTTTAAGAGATTTACCCAAAGAAGCATTTAACATAAAAACATCTTGAAATTGCTTCTGTTTTACTATAGATTTAACATTTTCTTGAGTAGCTCCCTCATAAGGAAAAGCATCATCTTTCATTATAAAATTTTTGGTTCTTGATAGAGAAGATATATTCGAATAATTATCTTGTAAGAAATTACCACTAACTCCTACCCACCAATAGTTAGGCGAATCATATTTAATACCAACTACATATGCTTTTTGTGGAGTTCCGGAAATCTTATAATTTTTAATGAAAGAAGATCCGTAATCATGTACACCCGGTGAATTATCACTAAGTATGTACAAATTAGGATTATTTTTATATGTAAATTGCCCTACAGATGCTATTCCGGAGAGGATTAAAGATGGTGTTAATTTCCATTCCAATCCTATTTCAGAACCCAAATATTCTTTTTCAACACCTGCTAAAACTTCTGAAACAAACGCGTCTTCACTTTCATCTAAACTAACTCCTTTAGCATAATAACGTGTTATTTCTACCGCATCTTTTATCTTTGTATAGTATCCGGTAATCCTGGCTTTCACAGAAGGAGACTTTAAAATATATGTTAAATCATTAGTATTTATTCTTTGATTAGATATATGAGGTGTTATATCATTATTTAATCGGGAATTCACAAAAATTTCATTTAAAGTTGGTGAAGACTCAAAATAGGCGGAGTTTACTATAACGAAATTTCTTCCATTAATCTTATAAGTTATTCCTGTTCTAAGACCCAATTCTGTAAAATTGGCTTTATTAGATTTTCCGCACGAATTATTCGGATATAATCCGTGTTTAAATTTTCCGTTTCTATAGGCTTCATCCCAGCCGAATAATAATGATACTGCCATCTCCCAATGGCTTAACGTTACTCTTGAGGTAGCATTTCCCGTTATTTCCTGCCTGAACATTCGGTAATCATATTCCGTTTTCTCGCCTTTCCTTGCTACACTACCCGGTTTTAAGCTGTTATAATCATCGGTAGATGAACCGGAACCATCACCCTTTATAAATGAACTTTTATTTACGACAAAATCTGCTCCCAATAAATCATTTACCTCTCTATAATTATCTGAAACTAAATTTTGATAATTTAAATTGAGAAATAATTTCCAATTATCGCTCAAAAAAGTCTGCAAATGAGTGGCAGCATTAAAGGTTTTATCTTTATAAACATCATCCACCAGGAAATAGGAAGCCCTTCTGCCTATTTGCCCGCTGTAGGGATCTTGATATGTTGGAGCATGATAATTTGTATTATATAAATATCCCCAATCGAGTTGAGTCACGTTGAGATCATTAGTCTTCCAAGCATGAAGAAAATTTTCATATTCCGTCATATTTTCCTGACTAAGCCAGTAACTAGGTAAATTTTTATAATAAGTTGGAGTTGGATTATCAGCTTCATACCTATTTAGACGGGAACTTTTATTATATCCAAATTGATATGAGGCTGTAGTTGTTATCTTTGATTTATCGCTTAAATTCCAGTAATGAGTTAACATAAATATCGGCTCAAAAATTCTTTTTACCCTTTCATTTCTTTTATCTCCATCTTGCCAGCCCCAATATGAATTATAATTCTTACCTCTTAGGTCATATACTTCTTGTGTATTAGGACTCATTCCTGTTTTTCTTGTAGGAGCACCGAATGCAGTAAGATTTAGTCTGTGGTTATCATTAATTTTTTTCTCAAGAGATGCGAAGTACGCATATGAATTGTTATAGGTCCCATCAATTACTCCTTCTTCCATCCATCTTCTGGAACCTGAAAAAGTGAAAGCCCATCCCGATGGTAGCATTCCCGAGGAATACGTTGTCATGATTCTATGTTGATACGTACGATTTGAAAAAGAATAGGTTAGCTGAAATCCTTTCCTGTAAGAAGAAGAACGTGTATCGTAATAAGTTGTTCCTCCCAAATTGCTGAAAGAATAATCAGAGATGGTATTATTTTCCGCTAATTCGTAAGGATATTTAACAACATTATTTAAACCACCCCAATTTCCAAAATCAGGTTTTCCTGTATGATTTTTAGACATCGGAATACCATTAAACATAATATTTGCATAACTGTTATCAATTCCCCTTACTTTGAACCAGTAAGATCCTAATTCAAAAGAGGCGGTTTTAGAAAATACATCTTTAGATGATTGTAATAACCCAATTCCGCTCATAGATTGAGAACTCTCTTCATCCGGCGAAAAATCATCTTCCATCAAAGTCAATAAACCTTCATCCTCTTGAGAAGGATTATATTCTAATTTTATTACTCCTAAATCTTTCCTCGTTTCTTTAGGAAAAACTTTTACCGTTAGAGTTAAAGGCACATAGCCTACTTTATTAATGATGATTAGATAAGTTCCTGCAGCTACATCTTTAAATTGAAAATATCCTACCCTATCGGATTTGGATTGTATCAAACGATCTTCACCTAAGCTAACGACAGCCTGGTCTAAAGGTTTATCTTGACCTCCTTTGAGATAACCATAGATCATAGTTTGCGCAAATATTACCTGATTTACAAAAAGTATCCAATACAATAACTTAAATTTCATCATCTTTTAGTAATTTCAAGAAGCCTATTGAAGCAAATATAATTATTTATTTTTAGTTTTGTTAATATAAAAAAAACGGATCTATGCGTATATTTTTAAAAAATATATTTGTTTTTATTTTTTTATTACTTGATAATACCCCCATTGAAGCACAAATACGATATAAATCAGCAACCGTCATGTTTTATAACGTAGAAAATCTCTATGACACCATTCCATCTGCTGATCTTATTAACGGCACCCTGGATCCTAACGATCCAAAGTATCAAATAAGCGTATCCGAAGATGAAGCTTTACAATCCGGATATGAGGTGTACCGAGATGAACTATCCTTCAATAAACTAAAAGGAAAAAAAGTAGTCAGAAAGCATATTTTAACCGATGAATTCCATTATAAAGGACCAAAACGCTGGAATACAAAAAAATATAAAGAAAAAATCAATAACATCAGCCGAGTTATATCCGAAACCGGAAAAGCAGAAACTCAATCTATGCCGGTAATTATCGGTTTATGTGAAATTGAAAATGAGCATGTATTGAATGATCTATGCGAAGCCATCAATAAAAGAGGAGGAATTTATGAATTTATTCATCTCAATTCTTTCGATGAAAGAGGCATAGATGTTGGCTTATTATATAACAAAACAAGGTTTATCCCCCTAAATAAACAAAAGCTGTTAATAAATTTACCCAGACAAGAAGGTTATAAAAATTATACACGCGATATACTACTGGTAGAAGGTCTGTTAGAAGGTGAAAAAATGTATTTTTTGGTCAATCATTGGCCTTCCCGACGAGGAGGTGAACAAAGAAGCCTTCCCAAAAGGATGGCGGCTGCCAAAGTCTTAAAACAAGCAATGGACAGCCTCATAAGCATCAACCCAAAGGCAAAAATAGTAGCTATGGGTGATTTTAATGATGATTGTACCAGCCCCAGTATTAAAAAAGGATTAAATACGGTATCTAAAAAGGAAAACGTAATAACCGGTTCTTATTATAATCCCGCAGAGAACTTATTTAAAAAAGGATTAGGAACAATTGCCTATCAAGATTCATTTAGCTTTTTCGATCAACAAATTATGTCTCCTGCCCTTATTATAGATAAGGAAGGCTATCACTATTACAAAATGAATGTGTTTGCCCCTATTTATTTAGTTACTCAAGAAGGTCCTTACAAAGGCTATCCTTTCCGTACTTTTTCTAATGATAATTATACCGGAGGATATAGTGACCATTTTCCGGTTTATACTATTCTTATTAAAGAAATTAAATAAATGTAATTTAAAATAAATTATTCTATATAATTATCCTTATAAAATACCATCTACTATAACAGCATAAAATTGCCTAGACACCAATAAAAAAAGCGAGATAATTCCCGCCTTTAATGTTTTCACAACGGAATAATCCTTATTGTGAATTGCTTTCAAATTTTATTCGCTTCAAATATAATTAATAAATTAAACTAATTCATCATAAATATACATTTTTTTTATTTCTAATTAGTTTATACTTTTATTGAATAATTACTAAAACCAAATAGATCATTATGTCTTTTAAGAAAATTCTTGGCCTGAACGTAGGAATATCTTCTATTGGCTGGGCTGTTGTCCATGAAAATGAAGAAAATCCAAATTTAAATACTATTACCAAATTAGGGGTGCGGGTGATTCCTATAACCAAAGATGAAAAAAATAATTTTGAGAAAGGATTGTCTGTAACACCCAATGCAGAAAGATCTTCAGCAAGAAGCGCTAGAAGAAATCTTCAACGTTTTAAGCTGAGAAGAAATAACTTAATCGCATTGCTACTTCAAAACCAAATTATTTCATCCAACTCTTCTTTGACAGAAAAAGGTAAATTTACCTCTTTCGAAACTTTAAAAAATCGAGCAAAAGCAACAAAAGAAAGAATAGAGCCGGAAGAATTAGCCAGGGTTTTACTTCATATAAACAAA is a window from the Apibacter sp. B3706 genome containing:
- a CDS encoding endonuclease, with product MRIFLKNIFVFIFLLLDNTPIEAQIRYKSATVMFYNVENLYDTIPSADLINGTLDPNDPKYQISVSEDEALQSGYEVYRDELSFNKLKGKKVVRKHILTDEFHYKGPKRWNTKKYKEKINNISRVISETGKAETQSMPVIIGLCEIENEHVLNDLCEAINKRGGIYEFIHLNSFDERGIDVGLLYNKTRFIPLNKQKLLINLPRQEGYKNYTRDILLVEGLLEGEKMYFLVNHWPSRRGGEQRSLPKRMAAAKVLKQAMDSLISINPKAKIVAMGDFNDDCTSPSIKKGLNTVSKKENVITGSYYNPAENLFKKGLGTIAYQDSFSFFDQQIMSPALIIDKEGYHYYKMNVFAPIYLVTQEGPYKGYPFRTFSNDNYTGGYSDHFPVYTILIKEIK
- a CDS encoding acyltransferase family protein translates to MKLNLLSKYRTLLMGVAILWVMFFHSHVQVGTSTFFEFFKRIGYGGVDIFILVSGFGVYFSIHNDDSIRHFYKKRALRILPYYYPIVIIVTIIAIKLGIWNTDSLFYNLTTLGYWRNVGLGKIYDWYIPALIFLYLVTPLYYKFFKINKNVTTIFAIIAAYVFSYSTNGNYDYLYNLTFRIPHYVIGFWLADFLIRNKEYELNKFTIVLCALSLIAGVSFLYYFYYYTPYFEQYGIYVAPFILITFPLCMFLCYFFSLFKSYKFPILTFFGIHSLTLFIFHEKILFLFYLFLPSNIQDICAFIVTIILAYIWQKLVDNIVNKIAIKKKTFQ
- a CDS encoding SDR family NAD(P)-dependent oxidoreductase, with the translated sequence MQKTALITGATSGIGQATAKIFAENGINLILCGRRKSRLDDIKKALEDKVKITTLSFDVGNREAVFSAIESLSDQNKKDINILVNCAGNAHGLDTFLDSSIDDFDSMIDSNVKGLLYVSKAVVPILVANKRGHIINISSIAGKETYPKGTVYCATKHAVEAISKGMRMDLLTQGIKVTNIAPGAVETEFSLVRFKGDQKRADAVYQGFEPLVAEDIADAIYYAVSRPDHVQIADVTIFPKAQASGTLFDRK
- a CDS encoding TonB-dependent receptor, with translation MMKFKLLYWILFVNQVIFAQTMIYGYLKGGQDKPLDQAVVSLGEDRLIQSKSDRVGYFQFKDVAAGTYLIIINKVGYVPLTLTVKVFPKETRKDLGVIKLEYNPSQEDEGLLTLMEDDFSPDEESSQSMSGIGLLQSSKDVFSKTASFELGSYWFKVRGIDNSYANIMFNGIPMSKNHTGKPDFGNWGGLNNVVKYPYELAENNTISDYSFSNLGGTTYYDTRSSSYRKGFQLTYSFSNRTYQHRIMTTYSSGMLPSGWAFTFSGSRRWMEEGVIDGTYNNSYAYFASLEKKINDNHRLNLTAFGAPTRKTGMSPNTQEVYDLRGKNYNSYWGWQDGDKRNERVKRIFEPIFMLTHYWNLSDKSKITTTASYQFGYNKSSRLNRYEADNPTPTYYKNLPSYWLSQENMTEYENFLHAWKTNDLNVTQLDWGYLYNTNYHAPTYQDPYSGQIGRRASYFLVDDVYKDKTFNAATHLQTFLSDNWKLFLNLNYQNLVSDNYREVNDLLGADFVVNKSSFIKGDGSGSSTDDYNSLKPGSVARKGEKTEYDYRMFRQEITGNATSRVTLSHWEMAVSLLFGWDEAYRNGKFKHGLYPNNSCGKSNKANFTELGLRTGITYKINGRNFVIVNSAYFESSPTLNEIFVNSRLNNDITPHISNQRINTNDLTYILKSPSVKARITGYYTKIKDAVEITRYYAKGVSLDESEDAFVSEVLAGVEKEYLGSEIGLEWKLTPSLILSGIASVGQFTYKNNPNLYILSDNSPGVHDYGSSFIKNYKISGTPQKAYVVGIKYDSPNYWWVGVSGNFLQDNYSNISSLSRTKNFIMKDDAFPYEGATQENVKSIVKQKQFQDVFMLNASLGKSLKMGKYSLSLSASVNNILNERGYVTGSFEQGRYSSYEQLEKDKSLAYPLFGNKLFYDRGRSYFINVSFRF
- a CDS encoding DUF5689 domain-containing protein → MIKNSVLFIFISWFLLACVHDDDYKNPSVNQGRLMQATVYISDLLKTAPVFTGKNGIEAQAFTNGEILEGYVISSDHAGNIYKNLFLVTEDGTQGIVLSINKSSLYTYYPLGSKLYIKLDNLYYGKQNGMVQIGMLPTQPEKYIVDQISPSIMKSNIMLGKDQKNEEELVIKRNSAGKLLTAKEVNNNETYLCTLVEISRVEFNEPGKTFVRNNSSTDNQVNNINLNYFTVPISNYASFAGYKIPYGEGKLRGIMTRYDGMYKTYRLNLRTIEDVKNFPLTQPFFIETFNKVSNVSVRPKINNAIGFDNSQSVTYSDPYGKADIRTSGTSFPSPLVWFPANTNASLIIDHINTSGHKQMILSFKLNVGIFDSLDIGFVDDLIVKCNDFEVELPHIALDKSNNKNTFYTVRIPIPDDTQKIEFFGSASKNKKGIRIDTIQLED
- the mltG gene encoding endolytic transglycosylase MltG translates to MKKIIIVIIILFLLFSLGLIIVGVPYYKKYYSSNVIQEKLIYIPTRASYHQVKKMIAPYLKDIESFDKVAYAEKYPNKIKAGRYKLNVGENNKDLIRRLLLGKQDEVHLRIKSYDDIYELASDLGKNLEDDSLHFINYFKKQASLKGYNDVEELKIYFTPETYYMDWNTSPELLFSRFETIHNRFWNEKRKAEADNLGLSILEVYTLASIVQREYVNKEELPIIASLYLNRLKENMKLQSDPTVQYAERKVYGFKVQIKRVKNVSIDSPYNTYKYKGLPPLPICIPNDFVIDAVLNPAKTEYLYMCAIRNTGRHAFTSKPEEHMKNAKAYIEWLNSIKIN
- a CDS encoding shikimate dehydrogenase family protein, which codes for MILGLLGKNISYSFSKNYFTEKFKLQGLKDFSYKIFDIPSKNDISKLFNTPDLLGFNVTIPYKKDILDFLDELSPEAEKIGAVNTVKIKGKKRIGYNTDAIGFKNSLVHLLKPHHQSALILGNGGASQAVAYILHHLSIPYTIISRNGINTYSSLTQEIISSHNLIINTTPVGTYPNIDDCPPVPTHFFTPEHLIYDLIYNPEETKLLQLGKKAGSQTKNGLEMLHLQADHAWNIWYENK